In the Agromyces flavus genome, CGCCTCCTGCCAGACCTGGACGTAGTTGTCGAACGTGAAGGTCTGCGGGATGAGGCGATTGTCGAACACCTCGCTGCGCGGCTTGAACGACGCGCTCACCAGCCAGATGAACGGGTACACGAAGACGATGCCGATGAGGCAGAGCGCGATCCAGGTCAGGACCGTGCCGACCCGCCGGCGACCGCGGGTCTGACCCGCCCGGCCCGCGGGGATCTGACGCTGCGGCGGCTCGACGACGTCGGGCCGTGCGGCCTGCTTCTCAGCGGCCGCGACGCGGATGTCGGTGGTCATCGGTCCCCCTCGTAATAGACCAGGCGGCGCGACACGAGCAGCTGGATCCCCGTGATGATCATGATGACCAGGAAGAGCAGCCACGCCATCGCCGACGCGTACCCCATGTGCAGGAACTGGAACGCCTGCTGGAACAGGTAGATGACGTAGAACAGCGCGGCGTCGTTGCTGTAGGTCGTGTTGCCGGCGCCGAAGAACGCCGTGTAGGCCTCATCGAACGTCTGCAGGCCGGCGATGGTGTTCACCACGATGACGAAGAACAGCGCGGGGCTGATCATCGGCAGCGTCACGCTGAACGACTGCCGCCAGAAGCCCGCGCCATCGAGCTGCGCCGACTCGTAGAGCTCCTTCGGGACATTCCGCAGCGCCGCCAGCAGGATGATCACCGACGCGCCGACAGTCCACAGCGACATGAACACGAGACCGGGCTTCACCCAGTCGGGGTCCGTCGTCCATGATGGGCCGTCGATGCCGAACCAGCCGAGGACCGTGTTGACGAGCCCGCTCTGGCCGTTGAACAGCAGCAGGAACAGCACGCCGACCGCGACCGGCGGCGTCATCTTCGGCAGGAAGAAGACGGTGCGGAAGAAGCCGGAGGCTCGTCCGGCCCGGTCGAGCAGGAGGGCCAGCGCGAGCGACACGATCACGTACAGCGGCACCTGCAGGAGCGTGAAGAACGCGGTGTTGCCGAGGGCCAGCAGCAGCTTCTCGTCGGAGGCCAGCTGGACGTAGTTCTCGATCCCGACGAATTCGGGATTGTTGATCACGTCGTAGTCGGTCAGCGAGAGATATGCACTGTAGATCATCGGCCACGCCGTGAAGACCAGGAATCCGATGATCCAGGGGCTGAGGAACAAGAGCGCCGACAGCACGTTGCGCCGCCGCGCGCGGCGGCGTCCCGGCCGCCGGTCGACCGCGCCGGCCGGCGCCGCCCCCAAGGGCGGGCCGGCCGGGCCGCGGATCGACTCAGGCTCCGGGCTGATGCCCGGCCTGGTCGTGGTGGACATCACTCACCGCCCTCGAGCTCCGCCCAGCCGTCGTCGAGCGCCGCCTGCGCCGCCTCCTGCGCCTTCGCAAGCGCATCGGCCGGCTCGGCCTCACCGTTCAGGACGCTGTTGACCGCATCGAACATCGCGTCCTGGAACTCGGCGTCGGCGGGATTGGCGGGCAGCGAGAAGGTGTTCTCGTTCGCCTCG is a window encoding:
- a CDS encoding carbohydrate ABC transporter permease: MSTTTRPGISPEPESIRGPAGPPLGAAPAGAVDRRPGRRRARRRNVLSALLFLSPWIIGFLVFTAWPMIYSAYLSLTDYDVINNPEFVGIENYVQLASDEKLLLALGNTAFFTLLQVPLYVIVSLALALLLDRAGRASGFFRTVFFLPKMTPPVAVGVLFLLLFNGQSGLVNTVLGWFGIDGPSWTTDPDWVKPGLVFMSLWTVGASVIILLAALRNVPKELYESAQLDGAGFWRQSFSVTLPMISPALFFVIVVNTIAGLQTFDEAYTAFFGAGNTTYSNDAALFYVIYLFQQAFQFLHMGYASAMAWLLFLVIMIITGIQLLVSRRLVYYEGDR